In Burkholderia sp. WP9, a genomic segment contains:
- a CDS encoding MFS transporter: protein MSWTREQRNVTIAAYLGWTLDAFDFFLMVFVLKDIAAEFNTKIPEVAFGIMLTLMMRPLGALIFGWLADKYGRRPTLMVNIACFSLLELLSGFSPNLATLLVLRALFGIAMGGEWGVGGALTMETVPPKSRGIVSGLLQAGYPSGYLLASVVFGVFYQYIGWRGMFFVGVLPALLVLYVRAHVPESPAFKTLEKKARPGLVATLRQNIKLSLYAIVLMTAFNFFSHGSQDLYPTFLRVQHQFDAHTVSWITITLNIGAICGGLFFGSLSEKIGRKRAIFIAALIALPVLPLWAFSSTPVLLALGAFLMQISVQGAWGVIPVHLNEISPDEIRATFPGLVYQLGNLIASVNGPLQASAAEAHGNNYALIMAVVIGIVAVVIAALIPFSRERRGIDMTQSAKQVAAQL, encoded by the coding sequence ATGAGCTGGACACGGGAACAGAGAAACGTCACGATCGCCGCCTATCTGGGCTGGACACTCGACGCATTCGATTTCTTTCTAATGGTGTTCGTATTGAAAGATATCGCGGCGGAGTTCAATACAAAAATCCCCGAAGTCGCCTTCGGCATTATGTTGACCTTGATGATGCGTCCGCTCGGCGCGTTGATTTTCGGCTGGCTCGCCGACAAGTACGGCCGCCGTCCCACGCTGATGGTCAACATCGCGTGCTTCTCGCTACTGGAATTGCTCTCCGGCTTTTCGCCGAATCTGGCCACCCTGCTCGTGCTGCGCGCGCTGTTCGGTATCGCGATGGGCGGCGAATGGGGCGTCGGTGGCGCATTGACCATGGAAACCGTGCCGCCGAAATCGCGCGGCATCGTCTCGGGTCTGCTGCAAGCCGGTTATCCGAGCGGTTATCTGCTCGCCTCGGTCGTGTTCGGCGTGTTCTATCAATACATCGGCTGGCGCGGCATGTTTTTCGTCGGCGTGCTGCCGGCGTTGCTCGTGCTGTACGTACGCGCTCATGTGCCGGAATCGCCCGCCTTCAAGACGCTCGAAAAGAAAGCGCGACCGGGTCTCGTCGCCACGCTCAGGCAGAACATCAAGTTGTCGCTGTACGCGATCGTTCTGATGACCGCGTTCAACTTCTTCTCGCACGGCTCGCAAGATCTGTATCCGACCTTCCTGCGCGTGCAGCATCAGTTCGACGCGCATACGGTCTCGTGGATCACGATCACGCTGAATATCGGCGCGATTTGCGGCGGCCTGTTCTTCGGTTCGTTGTCCGAGAAGATCGGCCGCAAACGCGCGATCTTCATCGCCGCGTTGATCGCGTTGCCGGTGCTGCCGCTGTGGGCCTTCTCGAGCACGCCGGTGCTGCTCGCGCTCGGCGCGTTCCTGATGCAGATCTCGGTGCAGGGCGCTTGGGGTGTAATTCCGGTACACCTGAACGAAATCTCGCCCGACGAAATCCGCGCGACGTTCCCCGGTCTCGTGTATCAGCTCGGCAATCTGATCGCGTCGGTCAACGGCCCGTTGCAGGCGAGCGCTGCTGAAGCGCACGGCAACAACTACGCGCTCATCATGGCGGTCGTGATCGGCATCGTGGCGGTGGTGATCGCCGCGCTGATCCCGTTCAGCCGCGAGCGCCGCGGCATCGACATGACGCAGTCCGCCAAACAGGTGGCGGCACAGCTTTAA
- a CDS encoding chloride channel protein: MSFKSIASESVRRERSPFAVVAAVTLLTGLGAGLGGMLLALLLHGIQHLAYGYSVTHVISAESFLQGVSGASPERRMLVLTVCGLVAGLGWWALYRFGRPLVSIRQAVKSDDPQMPVASTTVHAVLQIVTVALGSPLGREVAPREIGSALAGWLSRRAGLSVAQSRIMVACGAGAGLAAVYNVPLGGAVFVLEVLLGSFGWPVLVPAIVASSVAALVAQVGLGNEHQYLVPSLTLSSSLVVWSVVYGPIFGAAAWSFAELMQRSRAAAPKNWRLPVLSLLNFAMIGVLAMHFPQLLGNGKGPAGLAFDGGLTVSLAAMLLVLKVVITASSLRAGAEGGLLTPGLANGALLAIVLGGLWSVVWPGASLGAFAVVGATAFLAASMQMPITAVVLMFEFTRVSQDFLIPVLFAVGGALLGFRACAKWVPALQSSFGLNWSGAGKAR; the protein is encoded by the coding sequence ATGTCATTCAAATCAATCGCTTCCGAGTCTGTACGCCGCGAACGGAGTCCATTTGCCGTAGTCGCCGCCGTCACGCTGCTCACGGGTCTCGGCGCCGGTCTCGGCGGCATGCTGCTCGCGTTGCTGCTGCATGGCATTCAGCATCTCGCTTACGGCTACAGCGTGACGCACGTGATCAGCGCGGAGAGTTTTCTGCAGGGCGTAAGCGGCGCCTCGCCTGAACGCCGGATGCTCGTGCTGACGGTTTGCGGACTCGTGGCCGGGCTCGGCTGGTGGGCGCTGTACCGGTTCGGCCGGCCGCTCGTGAGCATTCGCCAGGCCGTCAAGTCCGACGATCCGCAGATGCCTGTAGCAAGCACGACGGTCCATGCCGTGCTCCAGATCGTCACCGTCGCGCTGGGCTCGCCGCTCGGCCGTGAAGTGGCGCCACGTGAAATCGGCTCGGCGCTGGCCGGCTGGCTGTCGCGGCGGGCGGGGCTGTCGGTCGCGCAGAGCCGGATCATGGTGGCGTGCGGCGCGGGCGCCGGGCTGGCCGCTGTCTATAACGTGCCGCTTGGCGGCGCGGTGTTCGTGCTCGAAGTGTTGCTGGGCAGCTTCGGCTGGCCCGTTCTGGTGCCGGCCATCGTGGCTTCGTCGGTGGCCGCGCTGGTCGCTCAGGTGGGCCTCGGCAACGAGCATCAATACCTCGTGCCTTCGCTGACGCTGAGTTCGTCGCTCGTGGTGTGGTCCGTGGTGTACGGTCCGATTTTCGGCGCGGCGGCGTGGAGCTTCGCGGAACTGATGCAACGCTCGCGTGCGGCCGCGCCGAAGAATTGGCGCCTGCCGGTTTTGTCGCTGCTGAACTTTGCGATGATCGGCGTGCTGGCAATGCATTTCCCGCAGTTGCTCGGCAATGGCAAGGGCCCCGCGGGACTGGCATTCGATGGTGGCCTGACCGTGAGTCTTGCCGCGATGCTGCTGGTGCTGAAGGTGGTGATCACCGCGAGCAGTCTGCGGGCAGGCGCGGAGGGTGGCTTGCTCACGCCGGGGCTTGCGAACGGTGCGTTGCTGGCGATCGTGCTCGGCGGATTGTGGAGCGTCGTGTGGCCGGGGGCGTCGCTGGGCGCATTCGCGGTGGTCGGCGCGACGGCATTTCTCGCCGCCTCGATGCAAATGCCGATCACGGCCGTGGTGCTGATGTTCGAATTCACCCGCGTGAGCCAGGATTTTCTGATTCCCGTTCTGTTCGCCGTGGGCGGCGCACTGCTGGGGTTTCGCGCGTGTGCGAAGTGGGTGCCGGCGTTGCAGTCGAGCTTTGGCTTGAACTGGAGCGGGGCAGGTAAAGCGCGATGA
- a CDS encoding MaoC/PaaZ C-terminal domain-containing protein → MSEPGHPFGGGHASNTARPKTVVIETLPAPAKLYARALSGVVKRGRETHLPPLRLVRPAVPLDPGPIWRYARVCGFIPEHGVPLTYPHLLAFPLHLLMLTDPAFPWPALGLVHLANHVRLRRPLAYKDMLRVEVEFGALLRHDKGQAFVLHTRMYRRGEAVWDGDSVYLKRGVPASGSALDPLELGPEPLQRIARWQLASQLGRDYAGVSGDYNPIHLTALSAKAFGFPRAIAHGMWTLARAASALQPPKPLAEATLSAEFKLPMLLPGEASLWSASPSLIERDIEVRDISGQKPHLRGRMQWRLQ, encoded by the coding sequence ATGAGCGAGCCGGGGCACCCGTTCGGCGGCGGTCATGCATCGAACACGGCGCGGCCGAAGACCGTCGTGATCGAGACCTTGCCGGCGCCCGCGAAGCTCTATGCGCGCGCGTTGTCCGGCGTCGTCAAACGCGGGCGCGAGACGCATCTGCCGCCGCTGCGCCTCGTGCGTCCCGCCGTCCCCCTCGACCCCGGCCCGATCTGGCGCTATGCGCGCGTGTGCGGCTTCATCCCCGAGCACGGCGTGCCGCTCACGTATCCGCACCTGCTCGCTTTTCCCCTGCATCTGCTGATGCTGACCGACCCGGCGTTTCCGTGGCCGGCGCTCGGGCTCGTGCATCTGGCCAACCACGTGCGCCTGCGCCGGCCGCTCGCCTACAAGGACATGCTGCGCGTCGAGGTGGAATTCGGCGCGCTGCTGCGCCACGACAAAGGCCAGGCGTTCGTGCTCCATACCCGCATGTACCGGCGCGGCGAAGCGGTGTGGGACGGCGACAGCGTTTATCTGAAGCGCGGCGTGCCGGCGAGCGGCAGTGCGCTCGATCCGCTCGAGCTCGGGCCCGAACCGCTGCAACGCATCGCGCGCTGGCAACTCGCATCGCAACTGGGCCGCGACTACGCCGGCGTATCGGGCGACTACAACCCGATCCATCTGACCGCTTTGTCGGCGAAGGCGTTCGGTTTTCCGCGCGCCATCGCGCATGGCATGTGGACGCTGGCGCGCGCCGCCTCCGCGCTGCAACCGCCCAAGCCGCTCGCGGAAGCCACGCTCAGCGCCGAATTCAAACTGCCGATGCTGCTGCCCGGCGAAGCGTCGCTGTGGAGCGCGTCGCCTTCGCTGATCGAACGCGACATCGAAGTGCGCGACATCAGCGGGCAAAAGCCGCATTTGCGCGGCCGCATGCAGTGGAGACTGCAATGA
- a CDS encoding acyl-CoA dehydrogenase yields MPWFILVLVIAAFALVYVQARAVWWLAFMIVWVAAAHVSGAAGPLATTLLAIVFVLPALVLALKPLRRAWLAKPVLDIFRKILPEMSPTERDAIEAGTVWWDAELFSGRPHWDKLLGYGPATLTAEEQSFLDVECEQLCDLANDWETTMVWQDLSPTTWQFIKERGFLGMIIPKQYGGKQFSAYAHSQVIMKLATRCSAAAVSVMVPNSLGPAELLMHYGTDEQKNHYLPRLARGEEIPCFALTSPYAGSDAAAIPDVGIVCKGTFEGRETLGFRVTWDKRYITLGPIATVLGLAFRALDPDHLLGTDNEPGITCALIPTDHPGVNIGRRHWPLNAVFQNGPNSGKDVFIPLDWVIGGRAQVGNGWRMLMECLAAGRAISLPSSNVGMAKIAVRGTGAYAAVRRQFRTAVGKFEGVQEALGRMGGNLYVMDAARRLSAHAVDLGEKPSVISAIAKYHITERARMVINDGMDIAAGKGICMGPSNFLARAYQQVPIAITVEGANILTRCLIIFGQGAIRCHPYVLKEMAATRETDRARALRDFDAAFFGHVSFTLSNVVRSFVYGVTGGAFIVKPRTAYAPLHAYYRAATRLSTAFALLADVSMFVLGGDLKRRERISARLGDVLSQLYLISATLKRFEDEGRQEEDLPLVRWGVEDSLYKAQHALDGVLANYPNRLAAGLVRVLAFPFGLPHREPSDRLGSEIAELMQTPGAARNRLVSDSYVPHPDVDALGYGELVFELNPRFTQIDQKLREAVKQGLLEPMPQSLPQLAAWTEAAQRKGLLDADERRVLDDYARYGAQVVKVDDFPADFDMLANLQKRKETLEKALELAA; encoded by the coding sequence ATGCCGTGGTTCATCCTAGTGCTCGTCATCGCCGCTTTCGCGCTCGTCTACGTTCAGGCACGCGCCGTCTGGTGGCTTGCCTTCATGATCGTCTGGGTCGCGGCCGCGCATGTGAGCGGCGCGGCGGGACCGCTGGCCACGACGCTGCTCGCCATCGTATTCGTCCTGCCTGCTCTCGTACTCGCGCTCAAGCCGCTGCGCCGCGCGTGGCTCGCGAAACCGGTGCTCGACATCTTCCGCAAGATCCTGCCGGAGATGTCGCCGACCGAGCGTGATGCGATCGAAGCCGGCACGGTCTGGTGGGACGCGGAACTGTTCTCGGGACGCCCGCACTGGGACAAGCTGCTCGGCTACGGTCCCGCCACGCTGACAGCGGAAGAGCAGTCGTTCCTCGACGTCGAATGCGAGCAGTTGTGCGATCTCGCGAACGATTGGGAAACCACCATGGTCTGGCAGGACCTGTCGCCGACCACCTGGCAGTTCATCAAGGAGCGCGGCTTTCTCGGCATGATCATTCCGAAGCAGTACGGCGGCAAGCAGTTCTCCGCCTACGCGCATTCGCAGGTCATCATGAAGCTCGCCACGCGCTGCTCGGCCGCCGCCGTTTCGGTGATGGTGCCGAACTCGCTCGGCCCGGCCGAGTTACTGATGCACTACGGCACCGACGAGCAGAAAAACCACTATTTGCCGCGCCTCGCACGCGGCGAGGAAATCCCCTGCTTCGCGTTGACGAGCCCATACGCGGGTTCCGACGCGGCGGCGATTCCGGACGTCGGCATCGTGTGCAAAGGCACGTTCGAGGGCCGCGAGACGCTCGGTTTTCGCGTGACGTGGGACAAGCGCTACATCACGCTCGGACCGATCGCCACCGTGCTCGGCCTCGCGTTTCGCGCGCTCGATCCCGACCATCTGCTCGGCACGGACAACGAACCCGGCATCACCTGCGCGCTGATTCCGACCGACCATCCGGGCGTGAACATCGGCCGCCGTCACTGGCCGCTCAACGCCGTGTTCCAGAACGGCCCGAACTCGGGCAAGGACGTCTTCATTCCGCTCGACTGGGTGATCGGCGGGCGCGCCCAGGTCGGCAACGGCTGGCGCATGCTGATGGAATGTCTGGCCGCGGGCCGGGCGATTTCGCTGCCGTCTTCGAATGTGGGGATGGCGAAAATCGCCGTGCGCGGCACCGGCGCCTACGCCGCGGTTCGTCGCCAGTTCCGCACCGCCGTCGGCAAGTTCGAGGGCGTGCAGGAAGCGCTCGGCCGCATGGGCGGCAACCTGTACGTGATGGACGCCGCGCGCCGCCTGTCGGCGCATGCGGTGGATCTCGGCGAAAAGCCCTCGGTGATTTCGGCGATCGCCAAATATCACATCACCGAGCGCGCCCGCATGGTCATCAACGACGGCATGGATATCGCCGCCGGCAAGGGCATCTGCATGGGGCCGTCGAACTTTCTCGCGCGCGCCTATCAGCAGGTGCCGATCGCGATCACCGTGGAAGGCGCGAACATTCTCACGCGCTGCCTCATCATCTTCGGCCAGGGCGCGATCCGCTGCCATCCGTATGTTCTGAAGGAAATGGCCGCCACGCGCGAAACGGATCGCGCCCGCGCGCTGCGCGATTTCGACGCGGCGTTCTTCGGCCACGTCAGCTTCACGCTGTCCAACGTGGTGCGCAGTTTCGTGTACGGCGTGACGGGTGGCGCGTTCATCGTCAAACCGCGCACGGCGTATGCACCGCTGCATGCTTACTATCGTGCGGCCACGCGCCTGTCCACCGCGTTCGCGCTGCTCGCCGATGTCTCCATGTTCGTGCTCGGCGGCGACCTGAAACGCCGTGAGCGCATCTCCGCGCGTCTGGGCGACGTGCTCTCGCAGCTCTATCTGATCTCGGCCACGCTCAAGCGTTTCGAAGACGAAGGCCGTCAGGAAGAAGACCTGCCGCTGGTTCGCTGGGGCGTGGAGGATTCGCTGTACAAGGCGCAACATGCGCTCGACGGCGTGCTCGCCAACTATCCGAACCGTCTCGCCGCCGGCCTCGTGCGCGTGCTCGCGTTCCCGTTCGGGTTGCCCCACCGCGAACCGTCCGACCGCCTCGGCAGCGAAATCGCGGAACTCATGCAGACACCTGGCGCCGCGCGCAACCGTCTGGTGTCCGATTCGTACGTGCCGCATCCGGATGTCGACGCGCTCGGTTACGGCGAGCTGGTGTTCGAGCTGAACCCGCGCTTCACGCAGATCGACCAGAAGCTGCGTGAAGCGGTCAAGCAAGGCCTGCTCGAACCAATGCCGCAGAGCCTGCCGCAACTGGCCGCATGGACCGAAGCGGCACAGAGAAAAGGCCTGCTCGACGCCGACGAGCGCCGCGTGCTGGACGATTACGCGCGTTATGGCGCGCAAGTCGTGAAGGTGGACGACTTCCCCGCCGACTTCGACATGCTCGCCAACCTGCAAAAGCGCAAGGAGACCCTGGAAAAGGCGCTGGAGCTCGCGGCCTGA
- a CDS encoding TetR/AcrR family transcriptional regulator, with translation MAVRTTGRHAGDTKSRILDAAETLFIECGYEAMSLRQITSRAEVNLAAVNYHFGSKESLIHSMLSRRLDRLNQERLKLLDRFDAMLGERLTCEHVLGAMFIPALRLSRDPRVGGKAFLRLLGRAYTDPSSFIRDFLNGHYASVAVRFFDAFQRALPHLPREELGWRLHFAIGALSGVLAGTDTDSLLSEFSQGKSMNDLQLIARLASLMVAALKAPLPDGSQLAVFAAVLGDATEGGSECATGDGTESAASATSAARESGESASASPFPSVSEGERHGGTMEAGAFQQALHGTA, from the coding sequence ATGGCAGTTCGCACAACAGGCCGGCATGCCGGCGATACGAAGTCCCGCATCCTCGACGCCGCCGAAACGCTTTTCATCGAATGCGGCTATGAGGCCATGTCGCTGCGCCAGATCACTTCGCGCGCCGAAGTGAATCTCGCGGCAGTGAACTATCACTTCGGCAGCAAGGAGTCGCTGATCCACTCGATGCTGTCACGCCGTCTCGACCGTCTCAATCAGGAGCGGCTCAAGCTGCTCGACCGCTTCGACGCCATGCTCGGCGAGCGCCTGACCTGCGAGCATGTGCTCGGCGCGATGTTCATTCCGGCGCTGCGCCTGTCACGTGATCCGCGCGTGGGTGGCAAGGCGTTTCTGCGTTTGCTCGGCCGCGCTTATACCGACCCGTCGTCGTTCATTCGCGACTTTCTGAACGGGCATTACGCTTCCGTGGCGGTGCGCTTTTTTGATGCGTTCCAACGCGCGCTGCCGCATCTGCCGCGCGAGGAACTCGGCTGGCGCCTTCACTTTGCGATCGGCGCGCTCTCGGGCGTGCTGGCCGGCACCGACACGGACAGTCTGCTTTCCGAGTTTTCGCAAGGCAAGTCGATGAACGATCTGCAGCTCATCGCACGTCTCGCCTCGCTGATGGTGGCCGCGCTCAAGGCACCGCTGCCCGACGGCTCGCAACTGGCCGTGTTCGCCGCGGTGCTGGGCGACGCGACTGAAGGCGGCTCGGAATGCGCGACTGGAGACGGCACGGAAAGCGCGGCGAGCGCGACGAGCGCGGCACGCGAGTCGGGCGAATCGGCGTCGGCGTCGCCCTTTCCGTCCGTATCGGAAGGCGAACGGCATGGCGGCACTATGGAAGCGGGGGCGTTTCAGCAGGCGTTGCACGGCACGGCATAG
- a CDS encoding 3-oxoacyl-ACP reductase, translated as MNDSYLNFVNSPFGARLARSLGLPRPEVLRRFRADQPEFGGLVAIGAGREPQLLDALANLVASIGVTSVAHESAGLWVPLANRHGLMTGRFEPADSASQGKLAALLFDASGIEDSTQLEPLHGFFHDTLRSLGKCGRIIVLGRPPESCATPRQWTAQRALEGLTRSLGKEARRGITANLVYVEQGAENGAEATLRFFLSPRSAYVSGQVVRIAAAGAGHEAMPAFDWQQPLAGRRAIVTGAARGIGASIASVLAAEGAHVIGIDIPSAREALDATMRQLNGTALAFDIAAPEAPAQIAAALDEQGVDIVVHNAGITKDKTIAKMTDAAWQSVIDINLSAQERIDDALLAAGILRDGGRIIGVSSISGIAGNLGQTNYATSKAGVIGRVQSMAQSLRARGITINAVAPGFIETQMTAKIPLTIREAGRRMNSMSQGGQPVDVAQTIAWLAHPGSAGVSGQVVRVCGQSLIGA; from the coding sequence ATGAACGACTCTTATCTGAACTTCGTCAATTCGCCGTTCGGCGCGCGTCTTGCGCGCTCGCTCGGCCTGCCCAGGCCCGAGGTGCTGCGCCGCTTTCGCGCCGACCAGCCCGAGTTCGGCGGCCTGGTGGCGATCGGTGCGGGCCGTGAACCGCAGTTGCTCGACGCGCTCGCAAATCTCGTGGCCAGCATCGGCGTGACGAGCGTCGCGCATGAGAGCGCCGGGCTATGGGTGCCGCTCGCCAATCGCCACGGTCTCATGACGGGCCGTTTCGAACCTGCCGACTCTGCATCGCAAGGCAAGCTCGCGGCCCTGCTGTTCGACGCGAGCGGAATCGAAGACAGCACTCAGCTCGAACCGCTGCACGGCTTCTTTCACGACACGCTGCGCTCGCTCGGCAAGTGCGGGCGCATCATCGTGCTGGGACGGCCGCCGGAAAGCTGTGCGACGCCACGTCAGTGGACCGCGCAGCGCGCGCTCGAAGGCCTCACGCGTTCGCTCGGCAAGGAAGCCCGGCGTGGCATCACCGCCAATCTCGTCTATGTGGAGCAAGGCGCCGAGAACGGCGCGGAAGCGACGTTGCGATTCTTTCTGTCACCACGTTCGGCTTATGTGTCGGGTCAGGTCGTACGCATCGCCGCTGCCGGCGCGGGCCATGAGGCCATGCCGGCGTTCGACTGGCAGCAGCCGCTCGCGGGCCGGCGCGCGATCGTGACGGGCGCCGCGCGCGGCATCGGCGCCTCGATTGCGAGCGTGCTGGCGGCCGAAGGCGCGCACGTGATCGGCATCGACATTCCTTCAGCGCGCGAGGCGCTCGACGCGACCATGCGTCAGCTGAACGGCACCGCGCTCGCGTTCGACATCGCCGCCCCCGAAGCGCCCGCGCAAATCGCCGCCGCGCTCGACGAACAGGGCGTGGATATCGTCGTGCACAACGCCGGCATCACGAAGGACAAAACCATCGCGAAGATGACCGACGCCGCGTGGCAAAGCGTGATCGACATCAACCTGTCCGCGCAGGAGCGGATCGACGACGCGCTGCTCGCCGCCGGCATTCTGCGCGATGGCGGCCGGATCATCGGCGTGTCGTCGATCAGCGGCATTGCCGGCAATCTCGGCCAGACCAATTACGCCACCTCGAAGGCAGGCGTGATCGGCCGGGTGCAGAGCATGGCGCAGTCGCTGCGCGCGCGTGGCATCACGATCAATGCGGTGGCACCCGGCTTCATCGAGACGCAGATGACCGCGAAGATTCCGCTGACCATCCGCGAAGCCGGGCGTCGCATGAATTCGATGAGCCAGGGCGGCCAGCCGGTCGACGTCGCGCAGACCATCGCGTGGCTCGCGCATCCGGGATCGGCCGGCGTGAGCGGCCAGGTCGTGCGCGTGTGCGGTCAAAGCCTGATTGGAGCGTGA
- a CDS encoding MAPEG family protein — protein sequence MTIPHICLLIVALLPFPWTMLAKVSKRYDNRTPRAYLANLEGWRARAHAAHQNAWEALAMFTAAIVVAGQAGGSSTWINWLAITFVVTRVLHGVLYVANLASLRSLVWFVGVACVVSMFFVSVR from the coding sequence ATGACGATTCCGCATATATGCCTGCTCATCGTGGCGCTGCTGCCATTCCCGTGGACCATGCTGGCGAAGGTCAGCAAACGCTACGACAATCGCACGCCGCGCGCTTATCTTGCGAACCTCGAAGGCTGGCGAGCGCGAGCTCATGCGGCGCATCAGAATGCGTGGGAGGCATTGGCGATGTTTACCGCCGCGATCGTTGTAGCCGGACAGGCAGGCGGATCGAGCACGTGGATCAACTGGCTGGCGATCACCTTCGTGGTCACACGGGTGCTGCACGGCGTGCTGTATGTGGCTAACCTGGCGTCGCTCAGGTCGCTGGTCTGGTTCGTCGGTGTCGCGTGCGTGGTGTCGATGTTCTTTGTGTCGGTTCGCTAG